A stretch of Endozoicomonas sp. SCSIO W0465 DNA encodes these proteins:
- a CDS encoding RING finger protein, with amino-acid sequence MQGITSANNPNNQQSLNQLPADNCSICHSAFAGCEVRVTGACNHKFHVICLRGWLSSNTTCPLCKREVQPASAMPDHPEPLEDKPLDRELIRRISEMCHQRGGPNDNAVNRFLSLPAPYWNP; translated from the coding sequence ATGCAGGGAATAACTTCAGCCAACAACCCTAATAATCAGCAATCACTTAATCAACTCCCGGCCGACAATTGCTCTATCTGTCACTCTGCTTTTGCCGGATGCGAAGTGAGGGTTACCGGAGCATGTAACCATAAGTTTCACGTAATCTGTCTGAGGGGTTGGCTATCGAGTAATACTACCTGTCCTTTATGCAAAAGGGAGGTTCAACCAGCGTCTGCCATGCCCGATCATCCCGAACCGTTGGAAGATAAGCCATTGGACCGAGAATTAATAAGACGCATCTCAGAAATGTGTCACCAGAGGGGAGGCCCCAATGACAACGCTGTGAACAGGTTTCTTAGCCTTCCCGCCCCATATTGGAATCCATAA
- the gorA gene encoding glutathione-disulfide reductase, translating into MMISNHFDYLVIGGGSGGIASANRAAMYGKKVALVEAKYLGGTCVNVGCVPKKAMWFAGQIADACRYGPDYGFDISTDEQLKSFNWSKLVESREAYISRIHASYERVLGNNEITVLNGYGRFVDAKTVEVNGEHYTADHITIATGGEPLIPEVPGAEYGIDSDGFFELTERPGRVAVMGAGYIAVELAGVLHALGSETHLLVRKHKPLRNFEEMLSDTLVEVMASEGPQLHTHSVPKEVVKEDDGSLTVHLENGNSLNVDTVIWAIGRKPHTSGINLGAAGVTMDDRGYISVDKYQNTNVDGIYAVGDNIGKIELTPVAVAAGRRLSERLFNNKPDEHLNYDNVATVVFSHPPIGTVGLSEQAARDEYGEENVKVYTSQFTAMYSALTSHRQPSRMKLVTVGAEEKIVGIHAIGHGADEMLQGFAVALKMGATKADFDNTVAIHPTSAEEFVTMR; encoded by the coding sequence ATGATGATATCAAACCACTTTGATTATCTGGTTATCGGTGGTGGAAGCGGTGGTATCGCTTCAGCAAATCGTGCGGCTATGTACGGTAAGAAAGTGGCGCTGGTAGAGGCAAAGTATCTGGGAGGTACCTGCGTCAATGTAGGGTGTGTTCCCAAGAAAGCCATGTGGTTCGCCGGACAAATTGCTGATGCTTGCCGTTATGGGCCTGACTACGGATTTGATATCAGTACTGACGAGCAGTTGAAATCATTTAACTGGAGTAAGCTCGTTGAAAGTCGCGAGGCTTACATCAGTCGCATACATGCTTCTTATGAACGGGTCCTGGGTAATAATGAAATTACCGTACTAAACGGCTATGGACGATTTGTTGATGCCAAAACGGTAGAGGTGAATGGAGAGCACTACACAGCAGACCATATCACCATTGCAACCGGTGGTGAGCCCCTGATTCCAGAGGTTCCCGGAGCAGAATACGGTATCGATTCCGATGGGTTCTTTGAGTTGACTGAGCGCCCCGGCCGGGTGGCTGTAATGGGGGCAGGTTACATTGCCGTTGAACTGGCCGGTGTGTTACACGCCCTGGGCAGTGAAACGCATCTGCTGGTTCGTAAACACAAACCATTGCGTAATTTTGAAGAGATGTTGTCAGATACGCTGGTGGAAGTGATGGCGTCCGAAGGCCCTCAGCTGCATACCCACTCAGTACCAAAAGAAGTTGTTAAAGAGGACGATGGAAGTCTGACTGTTCATTTGGAAAACGGTAACTCATTGAACGTTGATACGGTGATCTGGGCTATAGGCCGTAAGCCGCATACCTCTGGTATTAACCTTGGTGCAGCAGGTGTTACGATGGACGACCGAGGTTACATTTCTGTTGATAAATATCAGAACACCAATGTTGATGGAATTTATGCCGTGGGTGACAACATCGGCAAAATTGAATTGACTCCGGTTGCCGTTGCAGCAGGCCGTCGCCTGTCAGAGCGCCTGTTCAATAATAAGCCGGATGAGCATTTGAACTACGACAATGTGGCCACCGTCGTCTTCAGCCATCCTCCTATCGGTACCGTGGGTTTAAGTGAGCAGGCTGCTCGTGATGAGTACGGTGAGGAGAATGTCAAAGTGTACACCAGCCAGTTTACGGCGATGTACAGCGCATTGACCAGTCATCGCCAGCCATCGCGGATGAAGCTGGTCACTGTGGGTGCGGAAGAGAAAATCGTCGGAATCCATGCGATTGGACATGGTGCCGATGAAATGCTCCAGGGGTTTGCCGTGGCTTTAAAGATGGGGGCTACCAAAGCTGACTTTGATAATACCGTTGCCATCCACCCAACCTCTGCTGAAGAGTTTGTTACTATGCGATGA
- a CDS encoding IS1595 family transposase, producing the protein MCKNTIQFQKGLGIMQFLANYGSEEQCENALSSWRWPDGFQCPKCGSRSFCKLHRKAEFQCNCCRCQTSLTSNTIFDSTKLPLATWFLGIYLVTQNKAGISCLTLHRQLGISYNAALRMKHKLMQVMMERDNSWQLSGFVQIDDAYWGGERHGGRRGRGSENKAPFVAAVQTDADNHPIYMKFNAVDNFRRKTIQEWAEHALKKGVRAVSDGLSCFRGIEDAGCQHTAIITGGGHASMENELFTWVNTMLGNVKTAITGTYHKLDPKHLGRYLSEFNYRFNRRFDMPSMISRLGRAAVNTAPMPDRLLKLPDVQWKPG; encoded by the coding sequence ATGTGTAAAAACACCATTCAGTTCCAAAAAGGCCTTGGCATTATGCAATTTCTGGCTAATTACGGCAGTGAAGAGCAGTGTGAGAACGCGCTGTCCTCTTGGCGCTGGCCAGATGGCTTCCAATGCCCGAAGTGTGGCTCCCGCAGTTTCTGCAAGCTTCACCGGAAAGCTGAATTCCAGTGCAATTGCTGCCGTTGCCAAACCTCGCTTACCAGTAACACTATCTTTGACTCAACAAAGCTGCCTCTAGCTACCTGGTTTCTGGGTATCTATCTCGTCACCCAGAATAAAGCGGGGATTTCTTGCCTGACGCTTCATCGACAACTTGGCATTTCCTACAATGCCGCATTGCGCATGAAACACAAACTCATGCAGGTCATGATGGAAAGAGATAACAGCTGGCAGTTGAGTGGTTTTGTTCAGATTGATGACGCCTATTGGGGCGGAGAGCGCCACGGAGGCCGCCGGGGCAGAGGCTCAGAGAACAAAGCCCCCTTCGTGGCCGCAGTTCAGACAGATGCTGATAACCACCCTATCTACATGAAGTTCAATGCCGTTGATAACTTCCGGCGAAAAACCATTCAGGAGTGGGCAGAACATGCCCTGAAAAAGGGTGTCCGGGCCGTCAGCGATGGCTTGTCCTGTTTCCGGGGTATTGAAGATGCCGGATGCCAGCACACAGCCATCATTACCGGTGGTGGGCATGCATCCATGGAGAATGAGTTGTTCACCTGGGTAAATACCATGCTGGGAAACGTGAAAACAGCGATTACCGGTACTTACCATAAGCTCGACCCCAAGCATCTGGGCCGTTATCTATCAGAGTTCAACTATCGGTTTAACCGGCGTTTTGATATGCCTTCAATGATCTCAAGGCTAGGTCGGGCTGCAGTCAATACAGCACCGATGCCGGATCGACTTCTCAAACTGCCAGACGTCCAGTGGAAACCGGGTTAG
- a CDS encoding transposase, with protein MRTTTRPTTARCTLAKYIGFLISEPKSSTCTRLAEVTDFSHDSANRFLKRENYQPKDMYDEAVKSLNPIGGTLSVDDSVLDKPYSYSVALVGHFWSGKHHRVVKGVNLITLYYTDVSGRHMPVNYRIYDKSEDKTKNDYFREMLIEVLVWGLKPAFVTGDSWYSCTTNLKTIKNHQTGFMFAVEKNRTVSLEKGKWQQVQHLDIPDNGLDVWLKDFGKIRLFRTMLKDQRRHYVVYLPEEVPFERNDFKQIHDQHWQIEQFHRAIKQVCHIEHFQVRSERPVRNHIFAAILAFVYLQKMQIEQEFTNIYQHQRGLFKETIGAFIESFAKGKDHLLPKFIGVINA; from the coding sequence GTGAGAACTACCACTCGACCGACCACTGCACGATGCACTCTTGCAAAATACATTGGCTTTTTGATTAGTGAGCCAAAATCATCAACATGCACAAGACTGGCCGAGGTTACCGACTTTTCTCACGATAGCGCAAACCGCTTTCTTAAGCGTGAAAACTATCAGCCCAAAGATATGTACGATGAAGCAGTCAAAAGTTTAAACCCTATTGGCGGCACCCTGAGCGTTGATGACAGCGTGCTCGACAAACCTTATAGCTACTCCGTGGCACTGGTTGGCCACTTTTGGTCGGGTAAACATCACCGAGTGGTTAAGGGAGTTAACCTCATCACCCTTTATTACACCGACGTATCCGGGCGCCATATGCCGGTGAATTACAGGATATACGACAAATCGGAAGACAAGACAAAAAACGACTACTTCCGTGAAATGTTGATTGAAGTGCTGGTATGGGGGCTGAAGCCAGCGTTCGTTACCGGTGACTCCTGGTACAGCTGCACGACTAACCTGAAGACGATTAAAAACCATCAGACTGGGTTTATGTTTGCCGTTGAGAAAAACAGGACAGTATCACTGGAAAAAGGTAAATGGCAGCAGGTTCAACACCTCGACATCCCCGACAATGGTCTGGATGTATGGCTCAAAGACTTCGGTAAGATCCGGTTGTTCAGGACGATGCTAAAAGACCAGCGTCGCCACTACGTGGTTTACTTGCCAGAGGAAGTCCCTTTTGAACGCAATGACTTCAAGCAGATCCATGACCAGCACTGGCAGATCGAACAGTTTCACAGGGCGATCAAGCAGGTTTGCCATATTGAGCACTTTCAGGTTCGCAGCGAACGACCCGTCAGAAACCATATATTTGCTGCAATTTTAGCTTTTGTTTATCTCCAGAAAATGCAGATAGAGCAGGAGTTTACGAATATTTATCAGCACCAACGGGGGCTGTTTAAAGAGACAATAGGCGCTTTCATTGAGAGTTTTGCAAAGGGGAAGGATCACCTCCTACCAAAATTTATCGGTGTCATCAATGCGTAA
- the istB gene encoding IS21-like element helper ATPase IstB, which yields MINETLARLRSLRLTGMADALNQQLDQPGTYSSLSFEERLSLLTEQEETERNNKRLARLLRSARFKLAARIHDIDYEHPRGLKQNQMASLSGGGWLDRYRNLLITGPCGSGKSYLACALGHMACLKGYSVRYYRMSRLLDELILAHGDGSYSRQLKQLAKVDLLILDDWGLEPLTQQQRNDLLEVMDDRHEQGSTLVTSQLPTRKWHASIGDETLADAILDRLMHNAHRIELKGESMRKKLGKLDAVEHLV from the coding sequence ATGATCAATGAAACACTGGCTCGCCTTAGGTCACTGCGACTGACCGGAATGGCAGATGCCCTCAATCAACAGCTGGACCAGCCGGGCACCTACAGTAGCCTTAGCTTTGAAGAACGACTGTCGTTGCTTACTGAGCAGGAAGAAACAGAGCGAAACAATAAACGTCTGGCTCGGCTGCTCAGAAGCGCCCGGTTTAAACTGGCTGCCCGGATACACGACATTGACTATGAACACCCCAGAGGTCTCAAACAGAACCAGATGGCCAGCCTGTCTGGAGGAGGCTGGCTTGACCGGTACAGGAACCTGTTGATCACCGGACCTTGTGGTTCCGGTAAGAGCTACCTGGCCTGCGCCCTTGGGCACATGGCTTGTCTGAAAGGCTACAGTGTCCGGTACTATCGGATGTCCAGGCTACTGGATGAACTGATCCTTGCCCACGGTGATGGCAGCTACAGCAGGCAGTTGAAACAACTGGCAAAAGTAGACTTGCTGATTCTGGACGACTGGGGCCTGGAACCACTGACGCAGCAACAAAGGAACGATCTGCTGGAAGTCATGGATGACAGGCACGAGCAAGGTTCCACGTTGGTTACCAGTCAATTGCCCACCCGGAAGTGGCATGCCAGCATTGGTGATGAAACTCTGGCCGACGCCATTCTTGACCGGCTTATGCACAATGCCCACCGGATTGAACTCAAAGGCGAATCCATGCGCAAAAAGCTTGGAAAATTGGACGCAGTTGAACACCTGGTCTAA
- a CDS encoding transposase: protein MIPELPATMSAEILLKENAELRMRVACLEERCRELEEKVGKNSQNSSKPPSSDGYQKPCKNSNSPDHSDDLSADKGTDPSDEKPNPKSLRQSSGNKAGGKKGHQGTCLKQVDIPDYIEYLPVKECNKCQASLLDSEPVKYIERQVFEPGRPGEFEVTAHRAEVKICTCGCRNQAEFPEGVTAAAQYGSATQAMAVYLNQYHFLPFKRVSEYFNTLYKMSVSAGTVANFVARTYENLASTEEVIRDALRESSVAGADETGMRAEGSLHWLHVMRDEQWTLYYLVRPAWA, encoded by the coding sequence ATGATTCCAGAACTACCCGCAACTATGTCGGCTGAGATTCTCTTGAAAGAGAATGCAGAGCTGCGGATGAGAGTTGCCTGTCTGGAAGAGCGATGTCGAGAATTGGAAGAAAAGGTTGGCAAGAACAGTCAAAACAGCAGCAAGCCGCCATCGTCTGATGGTTATCAAAAACCTTGTAAAAACAGTAATTCTCCAGATCATTCTGACGACCTTTCCGCAGATAAAGGTACCGATCCATCGGATGAAAAACCCAATCCTAAAAGTCTGAGACAGTCTTCTGGTAATAAAGCCGGTGGAAAGAAAGGGCATCAGGGCACTTGTCTTAAACAGGTCGATATCCCTGACTATATTGAGTACCTTCCGGTTAAAGAATGCAATAAATGTCAGGCGTCTCTTCTTGATAGTGAGCCGGTCAAATATATTGAACGACAGGTGTTTGAACCAGGGAGACCGGGTGAATTTGAAGTAACGGCCCATAGAGCTGAAGTAAAAATCTGCACTTGTGGTTGTCGGAATCAGGCTGAATTCCCGGAAGGTGTTACCGCTGCCGCACAATATGGCTCAGCCACACAGGCTATGGCCGTCTATCTTAACCAATACCATTTCCTGCCTTTTAAGCGCGTGTCAGAGTATTTTAATACTCTCTATAAAATGAGTGTAAGTGCAGGCACTGTCGCCAATTTTGTGGCCAGAACCTATGAAAATCTGGCTTCTACTGAAGAGGTTATTCGTGACGCCTTGCGGGAATCGTCTGTTGCCGGAGCCGATGAAACGGGTATGCGGGCCGAGGGCTCTTTGCACTGGCTACACGTTATGCGGGATGAACAATGGACGCTCTACTACTTGGTACGCCCGGCATGGGCATGA
- the ltrA gene encoding group II intron reverse transcriptase/maturase, which produces MNHDLLNCVLEPANLASAWKQVKSNKGAPGIDGVTIEAYPDFAKQHWPSVRQALLDGTYQPSPVRRHVIEKPDGGERLLGIPTVMDRVIQQAIVQVLTPVFDPGFSPNSFGYRPGRSAHDGVRQVKQLINRGLHYAVDVDLSKFFDTVNHDVLMSRVSRKVRDKRLLKLIGSYLRSGVMIEGNVYPTRVGMPQGGPLSPLLSNVVLDELDKELEYRGHCFARYCDDFVILVKSQRAGDRVMHSITQFIERKLKLKINSRKSKVVKATESEFLSFTFTGKKVRWAQKCLDRFKYRILKLTSRRWGVSMQHRLRKLAQYIRGWMGYFRLSEYHRPIPLLDQWIRRRIRCCFLKQWRKPKTRFKNLVRLGVDKINAAKIAASSKGYYRLSKTYAVQQALNNSYLAKIGLVSLKDLWIRFHHHR; this is translated from the coding sequence TTGAACCATGATCTACTAAATTGCGTACTTGAACCGGCTAATCTGGCAAGTGCATGGAAACAGGTCAAAAGCAACAAGGGTGCTCCGGGTATTGATGGAGTCACTATTGAAGCTTATCCAGACTTTGCCAAACAGCATTGGCCTTCAGTGCGTCAAGCCTTATTGGACGGAACCTACCAGCCATCACCCGTGCGCCGACATGTTATAGAAAAGCCGGACGGCGGTGAGCGTTTGCTGGGAATCCCTACCGTGATGGATAGGGTCATACAGCAGGCCATTGTGCAGGTGCTGACCCCTGTCTTTGATCCGGGTTTCTCTCCAAACAGCTTCGGCTACCGACCGGGACGGTCAGCACACGACGGAGTCCGTCAGGTTAAGCAGTTGATCAACCGGGGGCTTCATTACGCTGTTGACGTTGATCTGAGTAAATTCTTTGATACGGTTAATCACGACGTTTTGATGTCGAGGGTCTCCCGTAAGGTCCGCGACAAACGCCTTCTGAAACTGATTGGTAGCTACCTGCGCTCCGGTGTCATGATTGAGGGCAATGTCTACCCGACCAGGGTTGGCATGCCACAGGGTGGGCCTTTATCACCCTTGCTGTCTAATGTGGTCCTCGACGAACTCGACAAGGAGCTTGAATATCGGGGTCATTGCTTTGCAAGATACTGTGATGATTTTGTGATTCTCGTCAAAAGTCAGCGTGCAGGGGATCGGGTGATGCACAGCATTACCCAATTCATTGAACGCAAATTGAAACTGAAGATTAACTCCCGGAAAAGTAAAGTTGTGAAAGCAACAGAAAGCGAATTCCTGAGTTTCACCTTCACAGGGAAGAAAGTTCGCTGGGCCCAGAAGTGTCTGGACCGATTCAAATACCGGATACTCAAGTTGACCAGTCGTCGCTGGGGTGTCTCAATGCAACATCGGTTACGCAAATTGGCACAATATATCCGGGGTTGGATGGGGTATTTCCGGTTATCGGAATATCACCGACCAATTCCCCTGCTGGATCAATGGATACGTCGGCGAATCCGTTGCTGCTTTCTGAAGCAATGGCGCAAGCCGAAAACCCGTTTTAAGAATCTGGTCAGGTTAGGCGTTGATAAAATTAACGCCGCCAAGATCGCAGCCAGCAGCAAAGGGTATTACCGTCTGAGTAAAACCTATGCGGTACAACAGGCACTGAATAACAGTTACCTCGCGAAAATTGGGCTTGTTTCATTGAAAGACTTATGGATCAGGTTTCACCATCATCGTTGA
- a CDS encoding transposase, with protein sequence MLWGGLEKDRPLPDSEKRGREAMDTMGILLTFAGVLVHDHWKSYFAYAATHVLCNAHHLRELLGVVDRDSNQLALRLMKLLRLSWHYCKGFKTIGMLQMPSVVCERIEKIYDRLLQRALMKEVVYMEKQREELKRKKVKNTKAYNLFKRLTEFKAETLRFMSDFTIPFDNNGSERDVRMVKLKQKISGCFRSADGGSMFARIRSYLSSARKQGMDIYQSLHRAVRNYCNMPLLSAE encoded by the coding sequence GTGCTGTGGGGAGGGCTGGAGAAAGACCGGCCCTTACCCGATTCTGAAAAGCGAGGTCGTGAGGCCATGGACACGATGGGCATACTGCTAACATTTGCAGGCGTTCTGGTTCATGATCATTGGAAATCCTATTTTGCATATGCGGCAACTCACGTACTTTGCAATGCCCATCACCTGAGGGAGCTTTTGGGTGTTGTTGATAGGGACAGCAATCAACTGGCGTTGCGATTGATGAAGCTACTGAGGCTTTCCTGGCATTACTGCAAGGGCTTTAAGACCATAGGTATGCTACAGATGCCAAGTGTTGTCTGTGAACGAATCGAGAAGATTTATGACCGGTTGCTTCAGCGGGCTCTAATGAAAGAAGTCGTCTATATGGAGAAGCAACGAGAGGAGCTTAAGCGCAAGAAAGTCAAGAATACTAAAGCTTACAATCTCTTCAAACGACTCACTGAGTTCAAGGCTGAGACACTGCGCTTCATGTCAGATTTTACCATTCCCTTCGATAACAATGGCAGTGAGCGGGATGTTCGAATGGTCAAGTTAAAGCAGAAAATCTCAGGCTGCTTCAGGAGTGCAGACGGTGGTTCTATGTTTGCACGGATTCGCAGCTATTTGTCGTCTGCCAGAAAACAGGGAATGGACATATATCAATCACTTCATAGAGCTGTTCGGAATTACTGTAATATGCCTTTGCTCAGTGCTGAATAG
- a CDS encoding transposase, with protein sequence MLRVVRNEVKDRVLRLLTDCWYMNWTLIKPALEMNIEVVGQIPSNRALYALPPAPTVKKRGRPKKYGIKMTTEQVKKLPEEKATVWMYGKFRKIRYRTLICRARFLKGREVRVVWSRFENDKGLTESRIFISTNPELEGLEVLRAYSRRWPVEPMFHQLKHAFGCCHLWQQKLRTLLRWMHLKMAGYALLQLLTVCKNQACLNISRIPWRSPDTTTAGMMKIALSGIIPRFSIRKGWNRYKQKYEFNFRDLIDQLIPDNSEAA encoded by the coding sequence ATGCTCAGGGTGGTACGCAATGAAGTGAAGGATCGAGTGCTACGCCTGCTAACCGATTGCTGGTATATGAACTGGACACTGATAAAGCCAGCTCTGGAAATGAACATAGAAGTTGTTGGTCAGATACCTTCAAATCGGGCCCTCTATGCTTTGCCGCCAGCACCCACCGTAAAGAAGCGAGGGCGCCCAAAAAAGTACGGCATCAAGATGACGACAGAACAGGTTAAGAAACTGCCGGAAGAAAAAGCAACAGTATGGATGTACGGCAAATTTCGCAAAATACGTTATCGTACCCTGATCTGTCGCGCCAGATTCCTTAAAGGTCGTGAAGTACGCGTCGTCTGGAGTCGCTTTGAAAATGACAAAGGTCTGACCGAAAGCAGAATATTCATCTCGACCAATCCGGAACTTGAGGGACTGGAGGTGCTTCGTGCCTATTCCCGGAGATGGCCGGTAGAGCCAATGTTTCACCAACTCAAACATGCTTTTGGCTGTTGCCATTTATGGCAGCAGAAATTGCGAACACTGCTTCGATGGATGCATTTGAAAATGGCAGGCTATGCATTATTGCAGTTATTAACCGTTTGTAAAAATCAGGCATGTCTGAATATTTCTCGGATACCCTGGAGAAGCCCGGATACAACCACTGCAGGCATGATGAAAATTGCTCTTTCAGGAATTATTCCGAGGTTCTCTATTCGCAAGGGCTGGAACAGATATAAGCAAAAATATGAGTTCAATTTTCGCGATCTGATCGACCAGTTAATACCGGATAATTCAGAAGCAGCATAA
- a CDS encoding transposase produces the protein MTKFEMVAMLTSDHQVILRELASYTTFLAGALSSTAVPTFCELLFGCMLSADGFVTQALLTIDFHCVWSSYHHWLSQGKWQWKNLARHLIRLVCSKAPENQPVVLGLDDWVIERFSDKAPACRTHHQHSKKRNRPTYIWGQCWVSLAIIFERAADEVFTAIPVISFPTPASGNTSKLKRLFSGYRLLCNENWPKALIYNAFRKLLAKYCQALPQEDSSLIYEISSLQYEKSH, from the coding sequence ATGACGAAATTCGAGATGGTTGCCATGCTCACTTCAGATCATCAAGTAATCCTCAGGGAGCTCGCTTCATATACAACCTTTCTTGCTGGAGCGCTATCATCAACTGCAGTACCAACGTTCTGCGAACTGCTGTTCGGTTGCATGCTTTCAGCCGACGGCTTTGTTACACAGGCGTTGTTAACAATTGATTTTCATTGTGTGTGGAGCAGCTACCACCACTGGCTATCTCAGGGCAAGTGGCAATGGAAGAACTTGGCACGCCACTTGATCCGTCTGGTCTGCTCCAAAGCTCCTGAGAATCAACCTGTGGTCCTGGGGCTTGATGACTGGGTAATCGAACGGTTTTCCGACAAAGCCCCTGCTTGTCGTACACATCATCAACACAGCAAGAAACGCAATCGGCCGACGTACATCTGGGGGCAGTGTTGGGTTTCCCTGGCCATCATATTTGAGCGGGCTGCAGATGAAGTATTTACCGCCATACCGGTGATCTCATTTCCGACACCAGCTTCAGGTAACACCAGCAAACTGAAAAGGCTCTTTTCGGGTTACAGACTGCTCTGCAATGAAAATTGGCCAAAGGCCTTGATATACAATGCCTTCAGGAAACTGCTGGCTAAATATTGCCAAGCCCTGCCACAGGAGGATTCCAGCCTGATTTATGAAATCAGCAGTCTGCAATACGAAAAGAGCCACTGA